A window of Punica granatum isolate Tunisia-2019 chromosome 8, ASM765513v2, whole genome shotgun sequence genomic DNA:
ATTTTTACTTGGAACGAAAGACGAACACATCTGAATTTGATCAATTTAATATCCTCCCGAAACTGAAACTCAGTAAAAGACAGAAACTTTCTTCTCCGAATCAGAGAATTGCCCCCATGCACTCCAACATCGTCCTTCTTGCATGAAATAATCTTCGCTTTTATTCGATTTCGTGCGCAAGAGATGCTACCAATCTTTCCCAGAATCGAAAACTCTACATTTCAGCCCGAGTTTGTCGAGAACCGACACGAAATCTAAGCAATTTAAATTCTCAGTAAGACCACCCTTCAATTGGAGTCGCGATTAAATTAACATACGAAACATCAACTAGCTGCTGCGAGCGGAAAACCGACAAACCAAACATTGAGGAACGAAATTTGAGCGGTTTTTCTCTGTATCCTTTCGGATATATCATCGGGTGTCTCCgaagagacaaaagaatcaaactttgtttattgtttttccatttcaaCGTTATGTTCGTTGTTGTTATCGTTGTATGTTATTATTACCATGAATTGATCGAGCTCCTCGTCATCGCTGACCATGCCCTGACCAGCACCACCGAGGCCAGAGTACTTAGCCACCACCTGCTGCGACTGAGCTAGCTGGGCGTCTATCCTGGGGAGCTGGTCCACCGGCGTAGCTATCCTCAGGCACGCCACGTGCGCCGACAGCAGCTGCCCGTACAGCGGGTGCCCCAGAATCTCCGCCTTGTACCTCGCGTTCTGCCAGTTCACCGGGCCTTCCGCGGCCGCGCCGGCCCCCCCGCCGCCTCCGCTCTCCACCCCGGCGGCGGCCCCCTCGCTCTTGGTGTTGTCGCTAGAGGGGTGCTCGGCCCCGCCGCCGGAGACGATCGAGTCCGCGGGAGCCGGGACGCCTTGGAGGGACTGATGGCGGGAGAGCCATTGGTGGTGGGGATGGGGGTGGGTGGGGGTAGAGTCGCCGGTGGCGGCGGCGGTGTGGAGGTTGAGGAAGTTAGAGGAGCCGTCGGCGGGGGCAGGGGCAGGGGCGGAGGGGGAGAACTGGGCGGCAGAGTGGGGAGTCTGCTGGGCGCGGAGGAGGGCAGAGTTGAGCCAGTTGGGGGCGGGGTGGTGCGGGTCAGCTGCGGAGGCGGAGGTTGGGGTTTCGGGGTGGTCGGAGAAGTGGTGGAGGGAGGAGAGGTCCTGGGCAGTGAGCTGGTGATTGTGGAAGGCCATGTATGTGTACGAAAAACACAGAACACGGAGAGAAACAGAGAGCAGTACAGACCActtgcagaagaagaagaagaaatgatgataaggaagaaaaataagaagaagaagaagaagatgattaAGAACTAAGAAGGTGAATTCATGGTTAGGTGAGGGAGGTAGAAGGGGGAGGAGATTGGATTGGCTTCTACGCAAGCTTTATATATAACAAGGTCTAATGGAGgtttttagagagagaaagagttGCAGAGCAgagagaaaggaagagaaagtGGTTTTCAGGGGAAGAAGACGACCATCGGGAAACAGCTTTTTATGTTGTGGGTTGGGGGGATGGTGTGGGGCGCCGTTGGGggttttttctattttttgattttctatttttctttttggtctgattaattaatcatttgtCCGGAATTAGCAATGCCTAATCACACTATGCTTACCACAACACACATATAATAACATCAACCACGGCAACAACTATAAAATAAAGGTAAAAAAAAGACTGTTATCGAGATTGTTCTTTTGTTCGATCGAAAAATACCATGCCCTCCAATTGATATATACATTATGTTCCACGTCCCATGATTATCGACACCGAAAAAGAATGAAGATATTTTTATCCCAATTATCCTAAGGATCCTACTAATGTTTATGAGTAGAAATACTTACGAATGCTcttttacaaatatatatatatatatatatatatatatatcgcaATCCTTGCTTTTGATTCGATGAACTTGAGAAAGTATCGTAAATATGACATATATACGAATACTTAAGCAATCCTTGCTTTTGTGATGTCATTATATAGTCATGTTATCGTAGTATAAACTGGCGGTTAACTTTCGGTCACATACATAATAGATGCACAAGCAAGTTATATCAACGTTAGTCGTCGCTTTATATTCGTGGTACAATCTAATGGGTAACTTCTGATCATATATGTACAATGAATATGACATATATGTACGTATATTTAAGTTGATATCACTTATAAtaagttattaatttttacataaaaaaaatatattgaaatttcttatttttgcggtgtatttttctttactttcttttcgCGACTTTTTCCTTGTGATCATCTATACATTCTTTTGGCCAGAGCGATTATCTAtataagagaagaaaaaattagtatatttttctcatatttttattttcttagcttttaaattttttttgcatgtatcttaatttttgaaaacccAACCGGACCGGATTAATGCAGTTCGATTTCAGTATAAATTTTTGCTATTCATAAGACTGAAACCAGCTACtttattgaagaaaaaaaaaataccaaaTCGCTTGAACAAATtcttattcatatattttgtcattttcattatttataaaagttttattattatttattaaaagtaaagcagggaaaatagaaaagggaGGAAGGTGTTGAAATAAAGCATGGTTTACTTCAGGGGAACGTGTAATTGCCAATTGGTCATTTCGGAAGTTCATTTGTTTTATTCAGCCAAAATGGACGTCTGATTGGTCGTTGCCGGTAATCCGACGGCAGAAGAGACGCACACGTGGCAACTGCTGGCGGGTGAGCCCCGTGGGGCTATAGTCTTTAGTTGGAGAAATATTTGAGCGCGTGGGGAACAGTTCTTTGACGCTCCGACCAACCGTGGGCGTTGGGTAGGGCCGCAACGTTGCCGTACTGCCGGAGACGCAGTTCCCAGGACGTCCATCGACGCGCTCCCAAGGCGCGTGCAGAGTACTCTCTAGATTAGTTAAGAAACTAATCAATGGTATGTTGCATTACTCTTGAcaagaaaaagataattttattacttatccaaaagaaaaacttttatttaaacAAGGAAATCTGATTCTAAAATTCTACTTTAAAATCAAATGCAACATAGGAAATCCCTGAAGAAGAATTATCCTCtttttcactaaaaaaaattattcaaccagaagaaaaaTATCCTCTTTAtgaagaatttatttttcttgaattaGTTTATGTAATACGATATATAGGATGAACGAAGCTTGGTGCAGTAGCACAAAGTGCCGACTCGGAATCAAGAAGTTTTAGGTTCGGTTctcattaatataatttatatgtcCTTTTATTTCGTATTATTTCTTATCTTTGTGTTAGACTCATGAATCTTTCTAATGATTGAAAAAAGatctataaaaaatattgacaATTAAAATTAGATAAGAACTATCACTTAGTGCGGACTGCACCACCTCTCCTTCCTTCAACCGAAGATGCTATGTAAGTTCTATTCATGACATATTGTATGGAGTTTtagaaactatatatataaatatatatatatatatatatatataatttatttttttgaacaaTATGATCATATTGATACCTCTAATGCAGTGAGAATGTATACATAAAATTATgacaattgaaatttttactaaacacccccccaaaaaaaaaacaaatcttATTTTTTGACATGATTTTATATATTGCCCAGTGAACAAAATTACTAACTCCGTCCCTACTCAAACGCACTGTTCTATTATCCTTCAAAGATTGCTAGagtaatgatttttttttgtgcaccATCTAATATCAAAAAGTCAACGAATCTCGACTAGTCAAAGTTCTAGCCAATCCATATATTAAGGGAAAAATGTAGATCTCTCCCAATTGTTAATTTCTTtattcacaaaactcgaatGTGATACCTTATTTAAGAGGAACATGCGTAAATCACATGAATTAATCTGCATTGGTCCGATTGATGTTCTTTTATTGTAGCTCAACTATGCTAATATTAGATATAACCTTGTGGTCTATCGTTAAGGAATAATTGCATGCCGATGCATGATGCACTGTTCATGCAAAATACCGTCAGTGATACAGTCGTACGAGAGCAGCCTTaataatcttcttttttttttagcaaaGCAATTATCGTAATTAATATTGCTATTTTTTCTGAACAGATTATTAATATTACTACATGCTTTGAAAACTTCCGCGCTAGTGTCATGGATCATCAAAACATACATTAGAACCAAAGTTGACATTAGagtaagaaatttaaaaaaagaaaagaaaaaggaaaagaaaagaactgattaattaattaattttgggTGGGGACCACATCAGAAAGTTCTTCAAGCCAATGGGATTGGGTGACAGCTACACGTGTCAGTCGTTCAGCCCCTCTCTGCTCACGTCTATCAAGATCCTCGTAAATCTTCGACCGAGAGGGAGAGTACACTGGCAAGAGAAAAAAGTACTATTACGACAACACTACGCACTATACTCCACAGGAATTGGATAATGGTGGGAGTGCGATTAGGGACTGCATTCCTCTAACGTTGGACCATGTCTCCCACGTAACCTTAATTATCATT
This region includes:
- the LOC116188114 gene encoding homeobox protein knotted-1-like 4 isoform X1, which gives rise to MAFHNHQLTAQDLSSLHHFSDHPETPTSASAADPHHPAPNWLNSALLRAQQTPHSAAQFSPSAPAPAPADGSSNFLNLHTAAATGDSTPTHPHPHHQWLSRHQSLQGVPAPADSIVSGGGAEHPSSDNTKSEGAAAGVESGGGGGAGAAAEGPVNWQNARYKAEILGHPLYGQLLSAHVACLRIATPVDQLPRIDAQLAQSQQVVAKYSGLGGAGQGMVSDDEELDQFMTHYVLLLCSFKEQLQQHVRVHAMEAVMACWEIEQSLQSLTGVSPGEGTGATMSDDEDDPVDSDTNLFDGSLDGTDSLGFGPLIPTESERSLMERVRQELKHELKQGYKEKIVDIREEILRKRRAGKLPGDTTSVLKSWWQTHSKWPYPTEEDKARLVQETGLQLKQINNWFINQRKRNWHSNPSSSTVMKSKRKSNAGENSGDRFM
- the LOC116188114 gene encoding homeobox protein knotted-1-like 2 isoform X2, with protein sequence MAFHNHQLTAQDLSSLHHFSDHPETPTSASAADPHHPAPNWLNSALLRAQQTPHSAAQFSPSAPAPAPADGSSNFLNLHTAAATGDSTPTHPHPHHQWLSRHQSLQGVPAPADSIVSGGGAEHPSSDNTKSEGAAAGVESGGGGGAGAAAEGPVNWQNARYKAEILGHPLYGQLLSAHVACLRIATPVDQLPRIDAQLAQSQQVVAKYSGLGGAGQGMVSDDEELDQFMTHYVLLLCSFKEQLQQHVRVHAMEAVMACWEIEQSLQSLTGVSPGEGTGATMSDDEDDPVDSDTNLFDGSLDGTDSLGFGPLIPTESERSLMERVRQELKHELKQGYKEKIVDIREEILRKRRAGKLPGDTTSVLKSWWQTHSKWPYPTEEDKARLVQETGLQLKQINNWFINQRKRNWHSNPSSSTVMKSKRKR